From Verrucomicrobia bacterium S94, the proteins below share one genomic window:
- the flgG gene encoding flagellar basal-body rod protein FlgG, with product MERAMWSSVTGMRASEMSLDNIANNLANINTTAYKPGKVAFQDMLYTTLTSPGATNGDSEIPAGIQLGHGTKVAEISKQFTQGALRETGGDLDLAIEGQGFFEVVMPDGTSAYTRDGSFRATSTGDVVTVEGYRVANFPSIPSGTTEITIAPDGSVTMLVNGSMVSGEQISLARFANPEGLRSMGHNLYMETDASGTAETGLTPGEDGMGQIMQRYLETSSVNAAEELVNMILTQRAYEANSKAIQASDDMSSIANNLKR from the coding sequence ATGGAAAGAGCAATGTGGTCATCGGTTACGGGGATGAGAGCGTCGGAGATGTCGCTCGATAACATCGCCAATAATCTGGCGAATATTAACACCACGGCCTATAAGCCGGGGAAAGTGGCCTTTCAGGATATGCTGTATACCACGCTGACTTCGCCGGGTGCGACCAACGGCGACAGTGAGATTCCGGCAGGCATCCAGCTGGGGCATGGTACGAAAGTGGCGGAAATCTCCAAGCAGTTTACGCAAGGTGCGCTGCGGGAAACCGGTGGCGATCTGGACCTGGCGATCGAAGGGCAGGGGTTTTTCGAGGTTGTTATGCCGGACGGCACCTCCGCCTATACCCGTGACGGTTCCTTCCGGGCGACCTCTACCGGAGATGTGGTTACGGTGGAGGGCTATCGCGTTGCGAATTTTCCGTCCATTCCCAGCGGAACCACTGAGATTACCATTGCTCCGGACGGTTCGGTTACCATGCTCGTGAACGGTTCCATGGTTTCCGGGGAGCAGATTTCGCTGGCCCGCTTTGCCAATCCGGAAGGACTGCGCAGTATGGGGCATAATCTATATATGGAGACCGATGCCAGCGGCACTGCAGAGACCGGACTGACGCCGGGCGAGGATGGCATGGGACAGATCATGCAGCGCTATCTGGAAACCTCCAGTGTGAATGCGGCCGAAGAACTGGTGAATATGATTCTGACGCAGCGGGCTTATGAGGCCAATTCGAAGGCCATTCAGGCCAGTGATGATATGTCGTCGATCGCAAATAATTTAA
- a CDS encoding flagellar hook basal-body protein, with amino-acid sequence MKGMNSGFYNAAVQMAMGSVQDMEIHTENLANSTMPGYKRLEASHPAFADVLDAEVGSVEDPAGSISINHNQGALRSTGRSLDFAIEGDGFFVVSDGSRDYLTRNGHFRISSDGAIVNSLGMAVQTTAGDFRIPHGVDAAQLEIDDGFNLRAGGKVIGTLKIEAVADPSALDQAGTTLFMNNGAERADIECKVLNGYLEQSNTTVFEEMVGMMTTMRNYEACQKMLQTVDDAEEKMMSKLV; translated from the coding sequence ATGAAGGGCATGAACTCAGGATTCTACAATGCAGCGGTACAGATGGCCATGGGCAGTGTACAGGATATGGAAATCCACACTGAGAACCTGGCCAACAGTACGATGCCGGGCTATAAGCGTCTGGAGGCAAGCCATCCGGCATTCGCCGATGTGCTTGATGCAGAGGTCGGTTCTGTGGAGGACCCGGCAGGTTCTATTTCCATAAATCACAATCAGGGTGCTTTACGATCGACCGGCCGGTCGCTGGATTTTGCGATTGAGGGGGATGGTTTTTTTGTGGTTTCGGATGGAAGCCGGGATTATCTGACAAGGAATGGGCATTTCCGTATTTCATCGGATGGAGCCATTGTGAATTCACTCGGGATGGCTGTTCAGACTACAGCCGGTGATTTCCGGATTCCCCATGGAGTGGATGCCGCACAACTCGAAATCGATGACGGGTTTAATCTGCGCGCGGGCGGTAAGGTTATCGGGACGCTGAAGATTGAGGCGGTTGCGGATCCTTCTGCACTGGATCAGGCCGGAACCACTCTGTTTATGAATAACGGTGCAGAACGTGCCGATATTGAATGCAAAGTGCTGAATGGATATCTGGAGCAGAGCAATACGACTGTTTTTGAAGAAATGGTGGGCATGATGACGACCATGCGTAATTACGAAGCATGTCAGAAAATGCTGCAGACTGTGGATGATGCGGAAGAGAAAATGATGAGCAAGCTCGTGTAA
- the fliN gene encoding flagellar motor switch protein FliN, translating into MSKEMNSEKAEADQVEVHPVSPAPLSEPAEGVSEVSEEMNLNMIMDIPVDVHVEIGRTSLPVREFLRLGVGSVLQLDRLVGESADLIVNGQLVGRGDIVVVDETFGIRISELAGEKELLSSW; encoded by the coding sequence ATGAGTAAAGAGATGAATAGTGAAAAAGCGGAAGCAGATCAGGTTGAGGTGCATCCGGTCTCACCGGCTCCGTTGAGTGAACCGGCAGAGGGTGTGAGCGAAGTTTCGGAGGAAATGAATCTTAATATGATTATGGATATTCCGGTGGATGTACATGTCGAGATTGGACGTACGAGTCTGCCGGTCAGAGAATTTCTCCGACTCGGTGTGGGTTCGGTACTTCAGCTGGATCGGCTGGTTGGTGAATCCGCGGATCTGATTGTCAATGGGCAGCTGGTCGGTCGCGGTGACATTGTGGTGGTTGATGAGACGTTTGGTATCCGTATTTCTGAATTGGCGGGCGAGAAGGAGCTGCTGTCTTCCTGGTAG
- a CDS encoding flagellar basal body-associated FliL family protein: protein MAEDNADRKSGEENGADGKKGRGTVFMVILGILLIAGGIGTGLILGQRSRPVVDVPRKDPETPLIVSFEDLYVNIAETKATRVLKLTVVLELSEEKLITPLEAHRAIIRDLISEAASHMTIDELEGRNGRSILKREIKNRVNDLVRDRMAGAVVDVYFSDFLIQ, encoded by the coding sequence ATGGCAGAGGATAATGCTGACAGAAAAAGCGGAGAAGAAAACGGGGCGGACGGAAAGAAAGGCCGGGGAACGGTTTTCATGGTCATTTTAGGAATTCTCCTGATTGCCGGGGGAATCGGTACCGGACTCATACTGGGGCAGCGATCACGCCCGGTTGTTGACGTTCCTCGGAAAGATCCGGAAACGCCGCTCATTGTTTCATTTGAAGACCTGTATGTGAATATTGCGGAAACCAAGGCCACCCGTGTGCTTAAACTTACGGTAGTACTTGAGCTCAGCGAAGAAAAGCTCATCACGCCGCTGGAGGCGCACCGGGCCATTATTCGCGATTTGATATCGGAAGCGGCTTCGCATATGACCATCGATGAGCTGGAGGGGCGCAATGGACGGAGCATTCTGAAGCGTGAAATTAAAAACCGTGTCAATGATCTGGTACGCGACCGGATGGCCGGTGCTGTGGTTGATGTTTATTTTTCCGATTTTCTGATTCAGTAG
- a CDS encoding motility protein A: MDIGSIVGAVLGWLLVFIAIAMGGGSGFFNAPSILITVGGAIAATLIHYPLPQVMAVVKVARKALFVKEQDYLTLYEQLTDYAVRARRDGLLALESEIEQLTDPFMKKGFQMAVDGNTMEVLRSVLEDDLAAMQERHIVGQGIFKALGNYAPAFGMIGTLVGLVAMLQNMSDPKSLGSGMAVALLTTMYGAMVANLIALPTAGKLEQRTMEEVALKTMVIEGIVAIQEGHSPRIVAEKLRAFIPPNIRQKTIKD, from the coding sequence ATGGATATTGGAAGCATAGTTGGTGCAGTCCTTGGATGGCTGCTGGTTTTTATTGCCATTGCGATGGGCGGCGGAAGCGGTTTCTTCAATGCGCCATCGATCCTCATTACTGTGGGCGGTGCGATTGCTGCCACACTGATCCATTATCCGCTGCCGCAGGTAATGGCGGTGGTCAAAGTGGCACGTAAAGCTCTGTTTGTTAAGGAGCAGGATTATCTGACTCTTTACGAGCAGCTCACTGATTATGCGGTGCGTGCCCGCCGTGACGGTTTGCTGGCGCTGGAAAGTGAAATTGAACAGCTTACGGATCCCTTTATGAAAAAGGGATTCCAGATGGCGGTGGATGGCAACACCATGGAGGTACTGCGTTCCGTCCTTGAGGATGATCTGGCGGCGATGCAGGAACGCCATATTGTGGGACAGGGGATTTTTAAAGCGCTGGGTAATTATGCGCCGGCTTTCGGGATGATCGGTACGCTGGTGGGATTGGTGGCGATGCTGCAGAACATGTCCGATCCAAAATCATTGGGGAGCGGTATGGCGGTGGCTTTGCTGACGACGATGTATGGCGCTATGGTGGCCAATCTGATTGCATTACCGACGGCGGGTAAGCTTGAGCAGCGTACAATGGAAGAGGTTGCTCTTAAAACCATGGTGATCGAAGGTATTGTGGCTATTCAGGAAGGGCATAGTCCGCGCATCGTGGCGGAAAAACTTCGCGCTTTCATTCCGCCGAATATCCGGCAGAAGACGATCAAAGACTGA
- a CDS encoding flagellar protein FlbD, with protein sequence MIKVTDLHGVEYSLNAEQIEKVEQNPDTQIMLLNGHRYYVRESIDDIMARVIQYRAACNAARFVSAVEEQKE encoded by the coding sequence ATGATCAAAGTAACCGACCTGCACGGGGTTGAATATTCGCTGAATGCGGAGCAGATCGAGAAAGTGGAGCAGAATCCGGATACCCAGATCATGCTGCTGAACGGGCACCGCTATTATGTGCGTGAATCCATCGACGATATTATGGCCCGGGTTATTCAATACCGGGCGGCCTGTAATGCCGCCCGTTTTGTATCGGCTGTTGAGGAGCAGAAGGAGTAA
- a CDS encoding flagellar hook-basal body complex protein: MKPNPVLRKPRPTRRKKETNMINSMWSGVSGLRAHQTSMDVIGNDIANVNTIAFKQSDITFEDAFYNTLGSPTADTAGKQVGMGVNVGKITQDFSGGLLQSTGVPTNLGISGDGFFVLKDAAGLQTTYSRAGDFEFSYDSGADVLNLRGPDGMFLYGTAGAAGGAAGSMIALPGDIQDMMVSSSGQISYIDSTGSLVENAYTIDIATFPGETGLSQVGSNQYVETEASGAPDFTSTDYTISQGYLENSNVDLAKEFTEMIVAERGFQANSRTVSTSDSMLQELLSLKR; this comes from the coding sequence ATGAAACCGAATCCGGTTCTGCGGAAACCACGACCGACGCGTCGTAAAAAGGAGACAAACATGATTAACAGTATGTGGAGCGGAGTTTCAGGTTTGCGCGCGCATCAGACCAGTATGGATGTGATTGGTAACGATATCGCCAATGTGAACACCATTGCGTTCAAGCAGAGCGATATCACCTTTGAGGATGCGTTCTATAATACCTTGGGGTCCCCGACGGCGGATACGGCTGGTAAACAGGTCGGGATGGGTGTGAATGTCGGTAAAATTACGCAGGATTTCAGCGGCGGTCTGCTGCAGTCTACCGGGGTTCCGACCAACCTGGGTATTTCGGGCGACGGTTTTTTTGTTCTGAAGGATGCGGCAGGACTGCAGACGACGTATTCCCGGGCCGGTGATTTTGAATTCAGCTATGATTCAGGTGCGGATGTGCTGAATCTGCGCGGGCCGGACGGCATGTTTTTATATGGCACGGCCGGAGCAGCCGGCGGTGCAGCCGGTTCGATGATTGCGCTGCCGGGCGACATTCAGGATATGATGGTTTCGAGCAGCGGTCAGATTTCATATATCGATTCCACCGGTTCTCTGGTGGAAAATGCATATACCATTGATATTGCGACCTTCCCGGGGGAGACCGGTCTGTCGCAGGTCGGAAGTAATCAGTATGTGGAAACGGAGGCTTCCGGAGCGCCCGATTTTACGTCCACTGACTATACGATTTCACAGGGCTATCTTGAAAACTCGAACGTGGATCTGGCGAAGGAGTTTACGGAAATGATTGTGGCTGAACGCGGATTTCAGGCCAATTCCCGTACCGTGAGCACTTCCGATTCCATGCTGCAGGAGCTTTTGAGTCTGAAGCGTTAA
- a CDS encoding flagellar hook capping protein, protein MEIEGLYEINSATTTALSEVAGGELGKNEFLQMLVTQMQNQDPMEPMDNSEMTAQLAQFSALEQMENLNTRFEGFQQSSTAAMSLMNSGRPVVMELNDGSYVEGVLEKVQWMGGETQFVVDGTTYSSGDVISLQTDETESGSAETTTDAS, encoded by the coding sequence ATGGAAATAGAAGGTCTATACGAAATAAACAGTGCAACGACCACGGCATTGTCGGAGGTGGCCGGCGGTGAGCTGGGTAAAAATGAATTTCTGCAGATGCTGGTGACGCAGATGCAGAATCAGGATCCGATGGAGCCGATGGATAATTCTGAAATGACGGCTCAGCTGGCGCAGTTCAGTGCACTTGAGCAGATGGAGAATCTGAATACCCGCTTTGAAGGTTTTCAGCAGAGTTCAACGGCTGCGATGTCGCTGATGAATTCGGGGCGCCCGGTGGTTATGGAGCTGAATGATGGATCCTATGTTGAAGGTGTGCTGGAAAAGGTGCAGTGGATGGGTGGAGAAACCCAGTTCGTTGTGGATGGAACCACTTATTCCAGTGGAGATGTAATCAGTTTGCAGACGGATGAAACCGAATCCGGTTCTGCGGAAACCACGACCGACGCGTCGTAA
- a CDS encoding flagellar hook-length control protein FliK yields the protein MMDVEVLIKAAPETSRNLKKTGEKAGSAPAAEFVHFLNEPTAVESSVFGEGEDIPSAEEMILQASAQSAEASKGISGKTMAGPDQEADCVSGDEDVLPAEIAVPLHEIPVYRQITVPLPEEGIGSVKAAEQTASLAALDGSSVVPAESVSRASVPEEHALLQTGTVNEKTIRFEQLADQFDQRLLSMTQRNEKVMRITVQPATMGRVTVLCREENSKLSVEIITQSNGVRELIAGQEHAVRRLMQEHSVELGDFDVLMDQGKRESRNFYSGPESECRDGRGTAPALNEEEEERHVLRVVHKSGAVSLIA from the coding sequence ATGATGGATGTGGAAGTACTGATTAAGGCCGCGCCCGAGACCTCCCGGAATCTGAAAAAAACAGGGGAAAAAGCGGGGAGTGCTCCCGCTGCGGAATTTGTGCATTTTCTGAACGAACCGACTGCGGTGGAATCCTCGGTTTTCGGTGAAGGGGAAGATATTCCCTCGGCTGAGGAAATGATTTTACAGGCTTCGGCACAATCTGCGGAAGCGAGTAAAGGAATTTCCGGGAAAACAATGGCGGGGCCTGATCAGGAGGCGGATTGTGTTTCCGGGGATGAAGATGTTTTACCGGCGGAGATTGCTGTGCCGCTTCATGAGATTCCGGTTTATCGGCAGATAACGGTGCCGCTGCCGGAAGAAGGGATCGGGTCGGTTAAAGCCGCGGAGCAGACTGCATCGCTGGCCGCTTTGGATGGTTCTTCGGTCGTGCCTGCTGAATCGGTTTCCCGAGCATCTGTTCCGGAGGAACATGCTTTACTGCAAACCGGTACGGTGAATGAAAAGACGATTCGTTTTGAACAGCTGGCGGATCAGTTTGATCAGCGGCTGCTTTCTATGACACAGCGCAATGAAAAGGTGATGCGAATTACCGTGCAGCCGGCGACCATGGGACGTGTGACGGTGTTGTGCCGGGAGGAAAATTCGAAACTTTCGGTGGAGATTATTACGCAGAGCAATGGCGTCCGGGAGCTCATTGCCGGGCAGGAGCATGCTGTCCGGCGGTTGATGCAGGAGCATTCGGTTGAGCTGGGTGACTTCGATGTTCTGATGGATCAGGGGAAGCGTGAATCCCGAAATTTTTATTCCGGTCCGGAGTCGGAATGCCGGGATGGCCGTGGCACCGCACCTGCTTTAAATGAAGAAGAGGAAGAACGGCATGTGCTTCGGGTGGTGCATAAAAGCGGTGCGGTTTCTTTGATTGCTTAA
- the fliJ gene encoding flagellar export protein FliJ, translating into MKKFSFSFQYLLDARRAKEQAAEHALRMAASALAETERSLNVMSEMRAQQTRALEKMTGVVRAQAYLIGRSGIDFIQQEIDALKQTCRSQAEAVEECRVALRKEVSARRILENLCERERTEWAEALQVEEQKQMDELAVIRWSRQEMGR; encoded by the coding sequence ATGAAAAAGTTTTCCTTCAGTTTTCAGTATCTGCTGGATGCCCGCCGTGCCAAAGAGCAGGCGGCAGAGCATGCGTTGCGAATGGCTGCTTCGGCACTTGCGGAAACGGAACGCTCGCTCAATGTGATGTCGGAAATGCGTGCTCAGCAGACCCGGGCTCTGGAGAAGATGACCGGTGTCGTACGAGCGCAGGCTTATTTAATCGGGCGAAGCGGTATCGATTTTATTCAGCAGGAGATCGATGCGTTAAAACAAACCTGCAGATCACAGGCCGAAGCCGTGGAGGAGTGTCGTGTTGCGCTTCGCAAGGAAGTGAGTGCCCGTCGCATTCTCGAAAACCTCTGTGAGCGGGAGCGAACCGAATGGGCGGAGGCTTTGCAGGTTGAAGAACAAAAGCAGATGGATGAGTTGGCCGTGATCCGCTGGAGCCGTCAGGAGATGGGAAGATGA
- a CDS encoding FliI/YscN family ATPase → MNVAAENISSSLLDFDDLLDGLETTTLARSEGRVIEVAGLTVKSVGPHASIGDLVWIEPLYGEGQRRIPCEVVGFHDRYVVSMPVERLGRVHPGARVIPGGRMKVGVGRELLGRVVDFMGRPIDNGPELEGLLQVDIERDAPPAMSRQSLSSVFETGVRAIDGLLTLAKGQRVGIFAGSGVGKSVLMGSLARNARSGVNVIALIGERGREVKEFISRNLGEEGLQRTVVVAVTSDQSPVSRLKGASTAMTIAEYFRDQGEDVMLMMDSVTRYAMAQREIGLAVGEPPTTRGYPPSVFSLLPQLLERAGASDVGTITAFYTVLVESDDMNDPIGDSVRGILDGHIVLSRKIASMGHYPAIDIPVSLSRLMNDIATPEHKELSSKLRSLLATYQKAQDLVNVGAYVAGSNPKIDESLSRIDGINDFLQQKPEEREGFEAMQTRLKAVLT, encoded by the coding sequence ATGAACGTAGCGGCAGAAAACATCAGTAGTAGTTTACTGGACTTCGATGATCTCCTTGATGGGCTGGAAACAACGACTCTGGCCCGTTCTGAAGGACGCGTAATCGAAGTGGCCGGTCTTACCGTAAAATCGGTTGGCCCGCATGCGTCGATCGGCGATCTGGTCTGGATTGAGCCGCTTTACGGGGAGGGGCAGCGCCGTATTCCATGTGAAGTGGTCGGGTTCCATGATCGCTACGTGGTCTCGATGCCCGTGGAGCGCCTCGGACGCGTCCATCCCGGAGCCCGGGTGATTCCGGGCGGACGGATGAAAGTAGGGGTTGGCAGGGAACTGCTCGGGCGGGTCGTTGATTTTATGGGGCGACCGATTGACAATGGTCCTGAATTGGAAGGATTACTGCAGGTTGATATCGAACGCGATGCCCCGCCGGCGATGTCGCGCCAGTCGCTTTCATCGGTTTTTGAAACCGGCGTGCGTGCCATTGATGGACTGTTAACGCTGGCCAAAGGACAGCGCGTAGGTATTTTTGCGGGGAGCGGTGTGGGGAAAAGTGTTCTGATGGGGAGTCTGGCGCGTAATGCGCGGTCCGGGGTCAATGTCATTGCCCTCATTGGTGAACGCGGTCGCGAGGTGAAAGAGTTTATTTCCCGCAATCTGGGGGAAGAGGGATTGCAGCGTACTGTAGTTGTCGCGGTTACGTCGGATCAATCGCCGGTCAGTCGTCTGAAAGGGGCTTCAACAGCGATGACAATTGCCGAGTATTTCCGGGATCAAGGCGAAGATGTAATGCTGATGATGGATTCCGTAACGCGCTACGCCATGGCACAGCGTGAAATCGGGCTGGCGGTTGGTGAGCCGCCTACTACACGGGGCTATCCACCGAGTGTATTCAGTCTGCTGCCGCAACTGCTTGAGCGGGCCGGGGCATCGGACGTGGGTACGATTACTGCATTTTATACGGTGTTGGTTGAATCCGATGATATGAATGATCCCATTGGAGACAGTGTGCGCGGAATTCTCGATGGCCATATTGTGCTTTCCCGGAAGATTGCTTCTATGGGGCATTATCCCGCCATTGATATTCCGGTGAGTCTGAGCCGATTAATGAATGATATTGCAACGCCCGAGCATAAAGAACTTTCTTCCAAACTTCGTTCATTGCTGGCCACATATCAGAAAGCACAGGATCTGGTGAATGTAGGGGCTTATGTGGCGGGGAGTAATCCGAAGATTGATGAATCGCTGTCCCGCATCGATGGAATTAATGACTTTCTGCAGCAGAAGCCCGAAGAGCGCGAGGGATTTGAGGCCATGCAGACCCGACTGAAGGCAGTACTGACATGA
- the fliF gene encoding flagellar M-ring protein FliF, with translation MPGTDEDAGVGSLENDARAFKHVIKTDRRNLATVRCVSAYECDHVAGCGPDSSRGLTLLGKPAGLSGALQQPYADGFSANARKTGGGKNSGETRSVRDDDFGAGLPALHRTPDAGGGRTSGDSSTGFELFEQPKFGLTDFAQKVNYQRALQGELERTISAMEGIRAARVMLVLPKEQLFSSEEERRSRASVLLTLNGSATIGDAQVQSIVHLLASSVQNLDPMQVTVTDQAGHLLTRSHSADNVMEHGNEQLDVQERTEQRLVEKAQAILDRALGSGNSIVRVNVSLDFSDTEQRSEMFDAENRVATSERIVSEDKSVGSSRAGGRAGVTANVSIGNPTDMKLDTGGNKDKSEEIYTEYVVPSNVSMVRQKGIRIEKLSVAVCLAQEGDSPRTEAEITAISELVSNALGVNPDRSDTIHVTEMPFVDPPPPAEPEWWERLPVSYDALFRGLGGFVALCIVFGASRKVKRVLLASTPTLETPINEARQEEREHILQEEPVDIENYIETVDRLARNNPKTVAAWITNAAEWNR, from the coding sequence ATACCAGGAACTGATGAAGATGCAGGCGTAGGGAGTTTAGAGAACGATGCGAGAGCCTTTAAGCATGTTATCAAGACAGATCGGAGAAATCTGGCGACAGTTCGGTGTGTCTCAGCGTATGAGTGTGATCATGTCGCTGGTTGTGGCCCTGACAGTTCTCGGGGGCTTACTCTACTGGGGAAGCCGGCCGGACTATCGGGTGCTTTACAGCAACCTTACGCTGACGGATTCAGCGCAAATGCGCGAAAAACTGGAGGAGGCAAAAATTCCGGTGAAACTCGGTCAGTCCGGGATGACGATTTCGGTGCCGGCCTCCCGGCTCTACACCGCACGCCTGATGCTGGCGGCGGAAGGACTTCCGGGGATTCCTCGACCGGGTTCGAACTGTTTGAGCAACCCAAATTCGGACTTACAGATTTTGCGCAGAAGGTGAATTATCAGCGGGCGCTGCAGGGAGAGCTTGAGCGCACCATCAGTGCCATGGAGGGCATTCGTGCCGCGCGGGTAATGCTGGTGCTTCCCAAGGAACAGCTTTTTTCCTCTGAAGAGGAGCGTCGTTCACGGGCGTCGGTCCTGCTTACGCTTAATGGTTCTGCCACGATTGGCGATGCCCAGGTTCAGAGTATTGTTCATCTGCTGGCCAGTTCGGTTCAGAATCTGGATCCAATGCAGGTTACTGTAACGGATCAGGCCGGTCATCTGCTGACGCGTTCGCACAGTGCGGACAATGTGATGGAGCATGGCAATGAGCAGCTTGATGTACAGGAGCGTACAGAGCAGCGTCTGGTGGAAAAAGCGCAGGCTATTCTGGATCGTGCGCTGGGTTCGGGAAATTCCATTGTGCGGGTGAATGTTTCGCTGGACTTCAGTGATACCGAGCAGCGCAGTGAAATGTTCGATGCAGAAAACCGGGTGGCAACGTCGGAACGAATTGTTTCGGAAGATAAATCCGTCGGGAGCAGCCGTGCCGGCGGACGGGCCGGTGTGACGGCCAATGTATCGATCGGGAATCCGACCGACATGAAACTTGATACCGGCGGCAACAAGGATAAGAGCGAAGAGATTTATACGGAATATGTGGTGCCCTCGAATGTAAGCATGGTTCGGCAGAAAGGCATTCGGATTGAAAAACTTTCGGTGGCGGTCTGTCTCGCACAGGAAGGGGATTCGCCCCGAACTGAAGCGGAAATTACCGCCATTTCTGAACTGGTTTCGAATGCGCTGGGTGTGAATCCCGATCGCTCAGATACGATCCATGTTACGGAAATGCCGTTTGTTGATCCTCCTCCGCCGGCTGAGCCTGAATGGTGGGAGCGGCTGCCCGTGAGTTATGATGCGCTGTTCCGGGGACTGGGCGGTTTTGTGGCGCTGTGTATCGTTTTCGGAGCAAGCCGTAAAGTGAAACGTGTTCTGCTGGCGAGTACGCCTACGCTGGAGACCCCGATTAATGAAGCGCGTCAGGAAGAGCGGGAGCACATTCTGCAGGAGGAGCCGGTGGATATAGAAAATTATATTGAAACGGTTGACCGACTGGCCAGAAACAATCCCAAAACCGTTGCGGCGTGGATTACGAACGCGGCGGAATGGAACCGATAA
- the fliE gene encoding flagellar hook-basal body complex protein FliE: MDITALSLNGVSQPGRVSGAAEHPVSPAGGQGFGDLLTDLVNKVDGMQKAADASVSDVVSGKVTDVHQVAVKVQEAGVAFDLMLGVRNRLMDAYQELMKMQA; this comes from the coding sequence GTGGATATTACAGCATTATCTTTGAATGGAGTGTCGCAGCCGGGGCGGGTGTCCGGTGCTGCAGAGCATCCTGTTTCGCCGGCCGGCGGGCAGGGATTCGGCGATTTACTGACCGACCTGGTGAATAAAGTGGACGGTATGCAAAAGGCGGCTGATGCCTCCGTGAGCGATGTGGTTTCCGGAAAAGTGACGGATGTTCATCAGGTGGCGGTAAAGGTGCAGGAGGCCGGAGTGGCTTTCGATTTAATGCTGGGTGTGCGCAACCGACTGATGGATGCATACCAGGAACTGATGAAGATGCAGGCGTAG
- the flgC gene encoding flagellar basal body rod protein FlgC, with protein sequence MTLMPGVSISASGLDAESRRMEIIANNVANAQTTRGPDGKVFQRKDVVFSQRLDTALGDGELGGVDIVDVVADPTPGRQVYRPGHPDADENGMLEMPNVNPVAEMVDMMSASRAFEANLSAMKTSRTMASKALGILSGK encoded by the coding sequence ATTACATTGATGCCGGGAGTCAGTATTTCCGCCTCGGGGCTCGATGCCGAAAGCCGGCGGATGGAGATTATTGCCAACAATGTGGCAAATGCCCAGACCACCCGCGGGCCGGATGGAAAGGTTTTTCAACGGAAGGATGTTGTTTTCAGTCAGCGGCTTGATACGGCGCTGGGCGATGGGGAGCTGGGCGGCGTCGACATTGTTGATGTTGTTGCGGATCCAACACCGGGGCGGCAGGTGTATCGTCCGGGACATCCGGATGCCGATGAAAACGGTATGCTCGAAATGCCCAATGTGAATCCGGTGGCGGAAATGGTGGATATGATGAGTGCATCGCGTGCCTTTGAAGCCAACCTTTCCGCCATGAAGACCTCCCGGACCATGGCATCAAAAGCGTTGGGGATTCTGAGCGGAAAGTAG
- a CDS encoding flagellar biosynthesis protein FlgB — protein sequence MNETVEILGKLMDATALRQKVLSNNLANANTPGYIRKDVKFSAALAEALDGSVDDIRKVQPEVISDTDAPVDSRGNSVSLQKEMGEIAQNALLYDFAAEMTGQKFNLLRKAVSGTK from the coding sequence ATGAATGAAACAGTCGAAATTCTAGGCAAACTGATGGACGCAACGGCGCTCCGTCAAAAGGTCCTTTCCAACAATCTGGCGAATGCCAATACTCCGGGATACATACGCAAGGATGTCAAATTCAGTGCGGCTTTGGCCGAGGCACTGGACGGTAGTGTTGATGATATCCGAAAAGTACAGCCTGAGGTGATTTCCGATACGGATGCACCTGTGGACAGTCGGGGAAACAGCGTTTCTCTTCAAAAGGAAATGGGCGAAATTGCCCAGAATGCACTGTTGTATGATTTTGCTGCGGAAATGACAGGGCAGAAATTCAACCTGCTCCGCAAGGCCGTTTCAGGAACCAAATAG